The Chryseolinea soli genome contains a region encoding:
- the zwf gene encoding glucose-6-phosphate dehydrogenase, translated as MSATADSSKTHPTIFFIFGGTGDLTSRKLVPALFNLFLDGWMPKHLAIVAMGRTAFTDDQFREELLKDINQFSRRGKADKAKWDAFSKSVYFQVSDINNTATYEEQAARIAKFTQEAGVAPNVIYYLAVAPRFFSTITENLSRHKLAADAERTRIVIEKPFGHDLESAKELNKQLCSIFSERQIYRIDHYLGKETVQNILAFRFANSIFEPLWNRNNIDHVQISVTEQLGMGNRGGYYDEAGAMRDMIQNHILQLLCLVAMEPPVSFQADEVRNRKVDVLNSVRKFSPEDIQRNTVRGQYSKGWIEGKEVPGYREEQGVNPQSNTETFAAIKFFVDNWRWHGVPFYLRTGKRMHQSSSVITIQFKDVPHMIFPSEAVEGWQQNRLIISIQPEMSVRLQVQAKRPGLEMALNPVDMIFDYNGTYTGDTPEAYETLLLDTMLGDQTLFMRGDQVEAAWDLLMPILNAWSGKKSLSFPNYSADSWGPETAEALIARDGFHWFTLPLKNNGHHG; from the coding sequence ATGAGTGCAACCGCAGATTCATCCAAAACACATCCTACCATCTTTTTTATTTTCGGCGGCACAGGCGACCTCACGTCGCGCAAGCTGGTGCCGGCCTTGTTCAATCTTTTCCTGGATGGCTGGATGCCCAAGCACCTCGCCATCGTGGCCATGGGGCGCACCGCATTCACCGACGACCAATTCCGGGAAGAGCTCTTGAAAGACATCAACCAATTCTCGCGCCGCGGCAAAGCCGACAAAGCGAAGTGGGATGCTTTTTCGAAGAGTGTATATTTCCAGGTGTCCGACATAAACAATACCGCCACCTACGAAGAGCAGGCCGCGCGCATTGCCAAGTTTACCCAGGAAGCGGGTGTGGCACCCAATGTGATCTACTACCTGGCCGTGGCCCCGCGTTTCTTTAGCACCATCACGGAAAATCTTTCCCGCCATAAGTTGGCGGCCGACGCCGAGCGAACACGGATCGTTATTGAGAAACCGTTTGGTCACGACCTGGAATCCGCAAAGGAATTGAATAAGCAATTGTGCAGCATTTTTTCCGAGCGGCAGATCTATCGCATCGATCATTACCTCGGAAAAGAAACCGTACAAAATATTCTGGCCTTCCGCTTTGCCAACTCCATCTTCGAGCCGCTGTGGAACCGGAACAACATCGACCACGTGCAGATCTCCGTCACCGAACAACTCGGTATGGGGAACCGCGGCGGATACTATGATGAAGCCGGCGCCATGCGCGACATGATCCAGAACCACATTCTCCAACTGTTGTGTCTGGTGGCCATGGAGCCACCGGTTAGCTTCCAGGCCGACGAGGTGCGAAACCGGAAAGTAGATGTGTTGAACTCCGTTCGGAAATTTTCACCGGAAGACATCCAGCGCAATACGGTGCGTGGACAGTATAGCAAAGGATGGATCGAAGGCAAGGAAGTGCCCGGCTATCGCGAGGAGCAAGGTGTGAACCCGCAATCCAATACCGAGACCTTCGCGGCGATTAAATTCTTTGTAGACAACTGGCGCTGGCATGGCGTGCCGTTCTATTTGCGGACGGGAAAACGAATGCATCAGTCATCGTCGGTGATCACCATTCAGTTTAAGGATGTGCCCCACATGATCTTTCCGTCTGAAGCGGTGGAAGGATGGCAGCAGAACCGGCTCATCATCAGCATCCAACCGGAAATGAGTGTTCGTCTGCAAGTGCAGGCCAAACGCCCGGGTTTGGAGATGGCGCTGAATCCGGTTGATATGATCTTTGATTACAACGGTACGTATACTGGCGACACACCGGAAGCCTACGAAACTTTGTTGCTGGATACCATGCTGGGCGATCAAACCTTGTTCATGCGAGGCGACCAGGTGGAAGCCGCGTGGGATTTGCTGATGCCTATACTGAATGCGTGGTCGGGCAAAAAGAGTCTCAGCTTCCCGAACTATTCCGCCGACTCGTGGGGACCGGAAACAGCCGAAGCCCTCATTGCACGGGATGGATTCCATTGGTTCACGCTGCCGTTGAAAAATAATGGTCATCATGGATAG
- the bla gene encoding class A beta-lactamase, subclass A2, whose protein sequence is MKSALALTATIFLSTLMAHDVDAQNARLRDEIARITASVSADVGVAVLNMDTGDTLTLHGRGHFPMQSVFKFPLAIMVLHEVDKGTLALDQKIHLRKEDMLLNTWSPMAEKYPEGNVDLALSEILRYTVSQSDNSGCDVLFRLMGGPKKVNDFLRGLGITQITIAATETEMHQAWPVQFTNWCEPVAMVALLKQFDRGNILSPTSREFLWKIMVETSTGPKRIKGLLPEGTVVAHKTGTGDYNAEGVLGAMNDAGIIVLPGGSHVAVVVYISQTKEKDIPRLELVIAQISRVVYDQYTKQ, encoded by the coding sequence ATGAAGAGCGCCCTGGCATTAACAGCAACAATTTTTTTATCGACGTTGATGGCACACGATGTCGATGCCCAAAATGCGCGTCTAAGAGACGAAATAGCACGCATAACCGCATCCGTTTCAGCAGATGTGGGTGTAGCCGTGCTGAACATGGACACGGGCGACACACTGACCTTGCATGGCCGGGGCCATTTCCCAATGCAGAGCGTTTTCAAGTTCCCACTGGCCATCATGGTTTTGCACGAGGTCGACAAAGGAACGTTGGCGCTCGATCAGAAGATCCACCTGCGGAAGGAAGATATGCTGCTCAACACCTGGAGCCCGATGGCGGAGAAATACCCGGAGGGCAATGTGGATCTCGCCCTTTCGGAGATTCTTCGCTACACCGTTTCGCAAAGCGACAACAGCGGATGCGATGTGTTGTTTCGTCTGATGGGAGGCCCAAAAAAGGTGAATGACTTCCTTCGTGGTCTCGGGATAACACAGATCACTATTGCCGCCACGGAGACAGAAATGCATCAGGCCTGGCCGGTGCAATTCACGAATTGGTGCGAACCCGTTGCGATGGTGGCGTTGCTAAAACAATTTGACCGGGGAAACATTTTGTCGCCCACCAGTCGCGAGTTTCTTTGGAAAATTATGGTGGAAACTTCTACCGGCCCCAAGCGTATAAAAGGTTTGTTACCTGAAGGAACGGTGGTGGCTCATAAAACAGGTACAGGAGACTACAACGCGGAGGGCGTACTGGGTGCTATGAACGATGCCGGCATCATCGTGCTTCCGGGTGGATCGCACGTGGCGGTCGTTGTTTATATTTCACAGACGAAAGAAAAGGACATACCCAGACTGGAGTTGGTCATCGCACAAATTTCACGCGTCGTATACGACCAGTACACAAAACAGTAA
- a CDS encoding class I SAM-dependent DNA methyltransferase, translated as MNTQQAYNQWASQYDTNLNRTRDLEGKALREMLSQFSIEQCLEIGCGTGKNTEWLIKKAKHITAVDLSENMLAKAKEKITSNSVRFLQADITKPWGFGSGSYDLVTFSLVLEHIHQLDFVFQETAAALKTGGYVYIGELHPFKQYSGSKARFETEQGLQVVECFNHHVSDFIQGAKRYGLTTVELNEYFDDDNRDELPRILTLLLRKN; from the coding sequence ATGAATACACAGCAAGCCTACAACCAGTGGGCCTCTCAATACGACACCAACCTAAACCGGACCCGCGACCTGGAAGGAAAAGCCCTGCGCGAGATGCTGTCGCAGTTTTCGATAGAGCAGTGCCTGGAGATCGGTTGTGGCACGGGAAAGAATACGGAATGGCTGATCAAAAAAGCAAAACACATCACCGCCGTCGACCTTTCCGAAAACATGCTGGCAAAAGCAAAGGAGAAGATCACCTCCAACAGCGTCCGGTTTTTGCAGGCCGACATTACGAAGCCCTGGGGCTTCGGCAGTGGATCGTACGACCTGGTAACCTTCAGCCTCGTGTTGGAACATATTCACCAGCTCGATTTCGTCTTTCAAGAAACAGCGGCTGCGCTGAAGACGGGTGGATACGTGTACATTGGCGAACTTCATCCCTTCAAACAATATTCCGGAAGCAAAGCGCGCTTTGAAACCGAGCAAGGACTGCAGGTGGTGGAATGTTTCAATCATCACGTTTCCGATTTCATTCAAGGTGCCAAACGATATGGACTCACCACGGTGGAGTTGAATGAGTATTTCGATGACGACAACCGGGACGAACTGCCAAGGATCTTGACGCTTTTATTGAGAAAGAATTAA
- a CDS encoding ABC transporter permease codes for MLKNHLLLAFRNLVRHKSYSFITIFGLAVGVACCLLLVLFIQDEMRYDQQHKDVQSLYRIVSHLTRDAQSEDLGVCSPPTAMAMADEIPEVQKGLRFVSSPGVTENLIRFENQTFYETDGYMADSTLFDFFSFTFVEGTPSNALTRPNTVVITEKIAAKLFGQSSALDKVINITQGGPSGDYRITGVVKEMEHSHIKANFIISLSSRGGWTEFIRTSPEWAGQNFVPSYVKLQTGSQIAAVEKKMNDVLARHGAEAMKAFGFSKTLSLEPVKDIYLRSSVDKNPRIVYVYIVAAIAAFVLLIACINFINLTTARATRRATEIGVRKVMGAFRGVLIRQILGEAMLVVITAVLISLVMIEVALPWFNTLVGKSITLHTMPSLSFLFTLLGITLLTGLLAGSYPAFYLTAFQPATVLKNRFSTGGSGGLRKALVVFQFVIAIVLVCGMIMVSQQLAFIRNKNLGFDTKAKLVVPLRTESARKAYAALKQNYQQQPAVRKVSGADYLPGMYWNDIVLFRPGKTREEGVGHFMNDVAYDFNDVLNIKLVAGRPFTANLASDQNKIIINEASAKALGFTPAQAIGQQVEQSFFQQADGTLVRFEIIGVMQDFHRMSLHEPIEPAFLKLPRVERGEAFENLVVDIGPGALPDVTANLEKSWKKIVSDTPFDYSFLDENIGKLYREDQKASSIIVTFTCIALVLCCLGLYGLSSYTAERRVKEIGVRKVMGASVQQIVRLMSSEFAKLVCIAIVIAIPLAWYGMVLWLEGFAYKTSINIMVFVTGGSIALAIALITVSFESIRAALRNPVEALRNE; via the coding sequence ATGTTAAAGAATCATCTTCTCCTCGCCTTCCGGAATTTGGTCCGCCACAAGTCCTATTCGTTCATCACCATCTTCGGTCTCGCGGTGGGCGTGGCCTGCTGTCTGCTGCTGGTGCTTTTTATCCAGGATGAAATGCGTTATGACCAACAACATAAAGACGTCCAATCGCTCTACCGCATCGTCAGCCACCTGACCCGCGATGCGCAAAGCGAAGATCTTGGCGTTTGTTCACCTCCCACCGCCATGGCGATGGCCGACGAGATCCCCGAAGTGCAGAAAGGCCTGCGTTTCGTGAGCAGCCCAGGCGTGACCGAGAACCTGATCCGCTTCGAGAACCAGACGTTCTATGAAACCGATGGCTACATGGCCGACTCGACGCTGTTTGATTTCTTTTCTTTCACCTTTGTGGAAGGCACACCCAGCAACGCATTGACCCGCCCCAACACGGTGGTCATCACCGAAAAAATAGCCGCTAAACTTTTTGGTCAAAGCAGCGCACTCGATAAAGTGATCAACATCACGCAAGGCGGCCCCAGCGGCGACTACAGGATCACGGGCGTTGTCAAGGAGATGGAACATAGCCACATCAAAGCCAACTTCATCATTTCACTGTCCAGTCGCGGCGGCTGGACAGAATTTATCCGCACCTCTCCCGAATGGGCCGGGCAAAACTTTGTGCCTTCGTATGTGAAGCTTCAGACGGGAAGCCAAATTGCCGCCGTCGAGAAAAAAATGAATGATGTCCTCGCACGTCATGGCGCCGAAGCCATGAAAGCCTTTGGTTTTAGTAAAACCCTGAGCCTGGAGCCTGTGAAAGACATCTACCTGCGATCGTCCGTCGATAAAAATCCACGCATCGTGTACGTGTATATCGTCGCCGCTATCGCCGCCTTCGTCCTGCTGATCGCCTGTATTAACTTCATTAACCTGACAACGGCCAGGGCTACACGCCGGGCAACCGAGATTGGTGTACGCAAAGTGATGGGTGCCTTCCGGGGCGTATTGATCCGCCAGATCCTCGGTGAGGCGATGCTTGTGGTGATCACGGCGGTGCTCATCAGCCTGGTCATGATCGAAGTAGCCCTCCCCTGGTTCAATACCCTGGTGGGTAAGTCCATCACCTTGCACACCATGCCTTCACTGTCGTTCTTGTTCACCTTGCTGGGCATCACCCTGCTCACAGGTTTGTTGGCAGGGAGTTACCCTGCCTTTTATCTCACGGCCTTTCAACCCGCAACCGTGTTGAAAAACAGGTTCTCCACCGGCGGTTCCGGCGGACTGCGCAAAGCCTTGGTTGTATTTCAATTCGTCATCGCCATCGTGTTGGTATGCGGCATGATCATGGTGTCGCAGCAACTGGCTTTCATTCGCAACAAGAACCTGGGCTTCGACACGAAAGCAAAACTTGTCGTGCCGCTGCGCACCGAGTCCGCCCGCAAGGCATACGCCGCCCTAAAGCAAAATTATCAGCAGCAGCCCGCGGTACGGAAGGTTTCGGGTGCCGATTATCTCCCGGGCATGTATTGGAACGACATCGTGCTCTTCAGGCCCGGCAAAACCCGTGAAGAAGGCGTCGGTCATTTCATGAACGATGTAGCCTACGACTTCAACGACGTGCTGAACATCAAGCTGGTCGCCGGCCGGCCCTTCACGGCGAACCTGGCCAGCGATCAAAATAAAATCATCATCAATGAAGCTTCTGCAAAGGCCCTCGGGTTCACGCCCGCGCAGGCCATCGGCCAACAAGTCGAGCAAAGTTTCTTTCAGCAGGCCGACGGCACGCTGGTGAGGTTCGAGATCATCGGGGTGATGCAGGACTTTCATCGCATGTCCTTGCACGAACCTATAGAGCCCGCCTTCCTGAAACTCCCCAGGGTCGAGCGTGGTGAAGCCTTCGAAAACCTGGTGGTGGACATTGGCCCCGGCGCGCTTCCTGACGTGACGGCAAATCTGGAAAAGAGCTGGAAGAAAATTGTTAGCGACACGCCCTTTGATTATTCTTTCCTCGATGAAAACATCGGGAAACTGTATCGTGAAGATCAAAAAGCCTCCAGCATCATCGTTACCTTCACCTGTATTGCCCTGGTGCTTTGCTGCCTCGGGTTATATGGATTGTCTTCCTACACCGCCGAACGCCGCGTGAAGGAGATTGGTGTGCGCAAAGTGATGGGCGCCTCCGTACAACAAATCGTGCGGCTCATGTCGTCGGAATTTGCTAAACTGGTTTGCATCGCCATCGTCATTGCCATCCCGTTGGCGTGGTATGGAATGGTGCTTTGGCTGGAAGGATTCGCCTATAAGACTTCGATAAACATCATGGTCTTTGTTACCGGCGGATCAATCGCGCTTGCTATCGCGCTGATCACGGTGAGCTTTGAATCTATTCGAGCGGCCCTTCGCAATCCGGTGGAAGCGCTGCGCAATGAATAA
- a CDS encoding dienelactone hydrolase family protein produces the protein MKNTMVNVLAAALILLGCSKDPIQQISPEPETSNPADTATNNKPTPDTGGTHKAMLLGSDAAPYGYYVYTPSSYKKDGPAFPLLIFLHGAGETGNSKTSPAELEKVLVNGPPNMIKNKTWAPTHPMIVVSPQCHEGWWDRDHVRQFIKFISTTYRVDQKRIYLTGLSMGGYGTFDQLNSYDDNQIAAAVPIAGSGIVNALFTQRISKVPIWVFHGEADKIVPPDFSKAIVPAINALNPKVRAKLTLYPGVEHNSWKMTYTGSGMGKEDPAYDPFAMDIYDWMYQYTKP, from the coding sequence ATGAAAAACACAATGGTAAACGTGCTGGCGGCGGCTTTGATTTTGCTGGGATGCTCGAAAGATCCTATTCAACAAATTTCGCCCGAACCGGAAACGTCCAACCCGGCGGACACGGCGACCAACAATAAACCCACACCCGATACGGGGGGTACGCACAAGGCCATGCTCTTGGGCTCGGATGCAGCGCCCTATGGATATTATGTCTACACGCCATCCAGTTATAAAAAAGACGGCCCTGCATTTCCGTTGCTCATTTTTCTTCACGGCGCAGGCGAAACAGGCAACAGCAAAACTTCGCCGGCCGAATTGGAGAAGGTGTTAGTGAACGGTCCGCCAAACATGATCAAAAATAAAACCTGGGCACCCACACATCCCATGATCGTGGTGTCGCCGCAGTGTCATGAAGGATGGTGGGACCGCGATCACGTACGGCAGTTTATTAAATTCATCAGCACCACATATCGCGTAGATCAAAAACGCATTTACCTCACGGGACTGAGCATGGGCGGGTATGGCACATTTGATCAGCTCAACTCTTATGATGACAATCAGATCGCAGCGGCCGTGCCCATCGCCGGCAGTGGCATCGTGAACGCTTTGTTCACACAACGAATTTCCAAAGTGCCGATCTGGGTCTTTCACGGAGAGGCCGACAAGATCGTGCCTCCGGATTTTTCAAAGGCCATCGTTCCCGCGATAAATGCCCTGAATCCCAAGGTCCGCGCAAAACTAACCCTGTACCCGGGTGTAGAACACAACAGTTGGAAAATGACCTATACAGGTTCGGGCATGGGCAAGGAAGATCCGGCCTATGATCCCTTCGCAATGGACATTTACGATTGGATGTACCAATACACAAAGCCCTAG
- the gndA gene encoding NADP-dependent phosphogluconate dehydrogenase, which translates to MQGNAYILGMVGLGTMGRNLLLNMADHGFKVAGYDKDATKVELLGKEAVQGDVKGFTSLTDFIQNLQRPRAVMLLVPAGKIVDSAIADLAPLLDKGDLIIDGGNSHFSDTNRRAEELKAKGLHFFGMGVSGGEEGARKGPSMMPGGDPQAYKVVQPIFEAIAAKVKGEPCVTYIGPGSAGHFVKMVHNGIEYALMQLIAETYEVMQKGIGLSGEEIHATFKKWNAGRLQSFLIEITRDIFAFREPGVDHLLLEDIKDEARSKGTGKWTSQVAMDLQLPIPTIDTAVAMRDLSKYKTMRVAASRVYKDPKRNEAHIQKSLTALEEALYFSTVIAYAQGMHLLSQASKEFGYALQMEKIALIWRGGCIIRSTFLEDIYQAYKKNNALEHLLLDAGIAKKVNGATAGMRSVVSSAAAAGIAAPAYAASLSYFDTFRSARMPSNLIQAQRDYFGAHTYERNGKEGVFHTQWFKK; encoded by the coding sequence ATGCAAGGCAACGCATACATTTTAGGCATGGTAGGCCTCGGAACCATGGGCCGCAACCTGCTGCTCAACATGGCCGACCACGGTTTCAAAGTGGCAGGCTATGATAAAGACGCCACCAAAGTAGAGCTTCTGGGCAAAGAAGCTGTCCAGGGCGACGTGAAGGGATTCACTTCCCTGACCGACTTCATCCAAAACCTGCAGCGTCCCCGCGCGGTCATGCTGCTGGTTCCGGCCGGTAAGATCGTTGACAGCGCCATTGCCGACCTCGCGCCGTTGCTGGACAAGGGTGACCTCATCATCGACGGTGGTAACTCTCATTTTTCAGATACAAACCGTAGGGCCGAAGAACTCAAAGCGAAGGGACTTCACTTTTTTGGTATGGGCGTTTCCGGCGGCGAAGAAGGTGCGCGCAAAGGACCCAGCATGATGCCCGGCGGCGACCCGCAGGCCTATAAAGTGGTGCAACCCATTTTCGAGGCCATTGCCGCAAAAGTGAAAGGCGAACCCTGTGTGACCTATATCGGTCCCGGATCGGCCGGACATTTTGTGAAAATGGTTCACAACGGCATTGAATATGCGCTCATGCAATTGATCGCGGAAACGTATGAAGTGATGCAAAAGGGAATAGGCCTGTCCGGCGAAGAAATTCACGCCACCTTCAAAAAATGGAACGCAGGCCGTCTCCAGTCTTTTCTCATCGAGATCACCCGCGACATTTTTGCATTCCGCGAGCCTGGGGTGGACCACTTACTGCTCGAAGACATCAAGGACGAAGCGCGCTCCAAAGGCACGGGCAAATGGACCTCGCAGGTCGCCATGGACTTGCAGCTTCCTATTCCCACCATCGACACCGCCGTGGCCATGCGCGACCTCTCCAAATACAAGACCATGCGTGTAGCCGCCTCGCGTGTTTATAAGGACCCGAAGCGCAACGAAGCGCACATCCAAAAAAGTCTCACGGCGCTGGAAGAAGCCTTATATTTTAGCACGGTCATCGCCTATGCGCAAGGCATGCATTTGCTTTCGCAAGCGTCCAAGGAATTTGGCTATGCGCTGCAGATGGAAAAGATCGCGTTGATCTGGCGTGGAGGCTGCATCATCCGCTCTACTTTCCTGGAGGACATTTACCAGGCCTATAAAAAGAACAACGCCCTGGAGCACCTGTTGCTGGACGCCGGCATCGCCAAAAAAGTGAACGGGGCCACGGCCGGTATGCGTAGCGTTGTTTCTTCCGCGGCCGCCGCCGGCATCGCCGCCCCCGCCTATGCCGCATCGCTCAGCTATTTCGACACCTTCCGCAGCGCCCGCATGCCGTCCAACCTGATCCAGGCGCAACGGGATTATTTTGGAGCCCACACCTACGAACGAAACGGCAAGGAAGGCGTGTTTCATACCCAGTGGTTCAAGAAGTAA
- the pgl gene encoding 6-phosphogluconolactonase — MDRHTLRILKTPDLVIEALAEFVVEEARRAIREHGRFSLVLSGGSSPKKLFALLASAAYRDRLEWDRLFFFFGDERYVPADHADSNYRMARETLFDPMKTTPGQVFRMNTDLSPVEAALAYERDLRAYFGDRPMRFDLVLLGLGDDAHTASLFPHTKVLHEKEALVKEVYVEKVKMFRLTLTARAINCASNVAFLVFGESKANALYHVLKGERNVDEYPAQSIQPEQGRLFWFLDEAAAAKLNA; from the coding sequence ATGGATAGGCATACCCTGCGCATCCTGAAAACCCCAGACCTGGTCATCGAGGCGCTGGCCGAGTTTGTGGTGGAAGAAGCGCGCCGCGCGATTCGTGAACACGGAAGATTTTCGCTGGTGTTGTCGGGCGGAAGCTCACCAAAAAAATTGTTCGCGCTCCTGGCTTCGGCCGCCTACCGCGACCGGTTGGAATGGGATAGATTGTTTTTCTTTTTTGGAGACGAGCGCTACGTCCCCGCCGATCATGCCGACAGCAACTATCGCATGGCGCGCGAAACGCTTTTTGACCCGATGAAGACCACCCCAGGCCAGGTATTCCGGATGAATACCGACCTCTCCCCCGTGGAGGCCGCGCTGGCCTATGAACGCGATCTGCGGGCGTACTTCGGTGACCGCCCCATGCGTTTCGACCTGGTGCTATTGGGGTTGGGAGATGATGCGCACACAGCTTCCTTGTTTCCCCACACGAAGGTGTTGCACGAAAAAGAAGCTCTGGTGAAGGAAGTATATGTCGAGAAGGTAAAAATGTTTCGTCTCACCTTGACGGCACGCGCCATCAACTGCGCCAGCAACGTGGCGTTCCTGGTGTTTGGCGAAAGCAAAGCCAACGCGCTGTATCACGTCCTGAAGGGAGAGCGGAATGTGGATGAATATCCCGCGCAAAGCATACAACCCGAGCAAGGCAGGCTATTTTGGTTTTTGGATGAGGCCGCCGCAGCGAAGCTAAACGCTTGA